The DNA sequence ATCGTTGCTCAGGCTCTGAATATCCTTCAGGTACAGGTCCGCGGCCATCCAGCGGCCGAGCAAAAGGACTTCGCGGGTCACGCGGTGGGTCACATTGGGGTTGCCGTCCCGGTCGCCGCCCATCCAGGAGTAAAAGCTGAACGGCTGCAGGTCGACCGGCAGGCAGTGGTCGAGATGACGGCAGCAGAGCCGGTCCAGGTGACGAATGAAGTCCGGCACCGCCTGCCACAGGCTGTTCTCGATAACCGCAAAGCCCCACTTGGCCTCATCCACCGCTGTGGGCCGCTCAGAGCGGATTTCATCGGTGCTCCAGATCTCTTCCACCAGCCGGTGCAGCCGGCCGCGGTGCTTGTCCTGCTCGTAGGTCAGCAGGTTGCCGCGCTGGCGGTCGCTCAGGGTGTGAACAATCTGGTCGTATTTGCGGATCAGGGTGCGCCGGGTCACTTCCGTGGGGTGCGCGGTGAGCACCAACTGGATATTCAGATCGCCGATGACTTCACTCAGGCGCTCCTGCCCGTAGGTGTCTTTCAGCTCGAGCAGCAGACTCTTCAGGCCGTCGTCGGGCTCCGCTTCGGCACTGGCGGAATACTCCTGATCGGCGATGTTGGCCAGATTCAGAAACTGATTGAAGGCGCGCACAATCGGCAGAATATCCCGATCGTTCAGCTCGCCCAGCCGCTCCACCAGAGGCGTGGAGTCCTCCTCTTCGGATTGTTGGATGGCTTTGCCCAGTTGGCGGATGTCTTCGATTTTCTGGAACAGGTCGTCGCCTTCGTGGTCGCGAACTGTATCTCCCAGTAATTCGCCCAACAGCCGAACATTTTCCCGTAAAGTCTCGGGCAGGGTTTCCATAAAGCTACCTCCAAATGGTCAGTTAGCGGGCCATTCTAACGTAATCTTGCGAAGTGAGCAGCGCCACACAAGATATCCACAGGCCAGGCGCTATCCACAGAATCTGTGCAAAAGGGTGTGAATGAATGCTGGGTAACTGACGCAGACCACGACCACTGAGGGGTTCAGCGATGGCGTTCAGTTTCTGCACAGGGCTCATAACCCTTGCTATTTTGCCCCAAGACATGAAAAATGCGCCATCCAGGCGAGCAGCTCACAGGCGCTCTCCTATGGGCCCGGATGCCTAATCCATTTGCCAGGGCGCCAATTCTGGCCAATGCTTGTTACAGTGGTCCCGACCTCCACCCATCCGAGCCACCGATTATCACGAGGACGTCTGCTTGCTGAGAGTGTCATTTGTTGTCGGGCTTTGTCTCAGCCTGCTCATGCTATGGACGCCACTGGCCGCCGCCGAGCCCCGCAGTCCTCTGCAACAGACCGGCCGCTGGATCGATTTACCCCCCGACAGTGACGTCTCACGAGCCGCACCACTCCGCCATCAACTGAACACGGTTTCCGTCCAACCCGCCGGCGGCGGTGTCCTCTGGTACGAACTGGAAGTGACTCTGGATGAGCCAGCAGAGCTGGTACTGGATTTCGCGAGCTCATCCACCCTCAATGAGTTTGTGCACCGCATCTACGACGGCGACAACCGCCTGCTCCTGACGCTCAGCGGTGGCCTGCAACAGGACCAGGATTACCAGTACTTCCTGCGCCACGGCCGATCGCTGAATCTGCCCGCAGGAGAGTACCGGATTCTCACCCGGATGGAGAGCCCGTTCTACCTGGCCCTGCCAGAGCCCCACCTGTTTGACCGTCAAGACTACGAGCGCCGCATTCCTCTGACCCAAAGCCTGACCCTGGTCGGCCTGGGTATTTTTTTCGCCCTGATGTTCTATTACGCCGTCATGGCGGTGTGGCGACAATCCCGCACAGACCTGCTGTACGCCCTGTTCATCCTCGGCAACCTGCTTTACAACGGCGCCGCCCTGTTGGTGTACAGCCAGTTGTTCGGCTGGACCTGGTTCTACCTGATCAGCACCCCCATTCTGTTTTCAAACGTCGTCTATATCGGGTTTGTCATGCGCCTGTTGCGCATTAGCCGAGACACCCACCCGGCGCTGTTCTGGCTGGGCATGACGGCGATCGGGGTGCTGGTCAGCTTCTGGCCCCTGGCGTTGTTCGCGCCCAACTGGTCGCTTGAATTCTGTCGGGTCGGCGTTGCGATTTTTGCGCTGTACGGGCTGACCTGCGGCGTGGCTCGCAGCCTTCAGGGGAGCAAGGTGGCCCGACTGTACCTGTTTGCCAACGCCGCCTTTGCGGTGCCGGCGCTACTGGCCATCTCCATGAAGAGCACCAGCAACCCGATCTTTCTGGTCGAGCACCTGGGCATGGTGGCGGTGTTGATCGAGGTACTGCTGCTCGCCCAGGTGGTCAGCTATCAGATCGGCCAGGTGTATAAGGCCCGGGCCGAGGGTGAGGCGACGTTGGAGCGGATTCAGCTGCTGGACAACCTGACAGCCCAAGCTCCGGGAGTCATATACCAGTTCGAAATGGCCCCGGACGGTCGCTTTCGTATGCCCTTTTCCAGTCGGCGTATTGAAGAGTACCTTGAAGTCACACCCACAGAGGCCAGCGAGGATATCCAATCTGTCTTCGATCGGGTACACCCGGAAGATTACAACGACCTGTTTGCCTCGATTATCCAATCCGCTCGCCACCTTACCACCTGGCATACCGAGTTCCGTGTGATACTGCCCGTTCAGGGAATGCACTGGCTTGAAGGGAATGCCCAGCCGGAACGGCTGGAGGACGGCACCACCCGGTGGTATGGGTTTATCAGCGATGTGACCGAGCGCAAACAGATTGAAGATCACATGCGCCACATGGCGCAGCACGACCCTCTCACCAACCTGCCCAATCGGGCCCTGTTCGCCGACCGGCTGGAACAGGCGCTGCGCAGCGCCCAACGCCACCGCACG is a window from the Marinimicrobium koreense genome containing:
- a CDS encoding diguanylate cyclase codes for the protein MSFVVGLCLSLLMLWTPLAAAEPRSPLQQTGRWIDLPPDSDVSRAAPLRHQLNTVSVQPAGGGVLWYELEVTLDEPAELVLDFASSSTLNEFVHRIYDGDNRLLLTLSGGLQQDQDYQYFLRHGRSLNLPAGEYRILTRMESPFYLALPEPHLFDRQDYERRIPLTQSLTLVGLGIFFALMFYYAVMAVWRQSRTDLLYALFILGNLLYNGAALLVYSQLFGWTWFYLISTPILFSNVVYIGFVMRLLRISRDTHPALFWLGMTAIGVLVSFWPLALFAPNWSLEFCRVGVAIFALYGLTCGVARSLQGSKVARLYLFANAAFAVPALLAISMKSTSNPIFLVEHLGMVAVLIEVLLLAQVVSYQIGQVYKARAEGEATLERIQLLDNLTAQAPGVIYQFEMAPDGRFRMPFSSRRIEEYLEVTPTEASEDIQSVFDRVHPEDYNDLFASIIQSARHLTTWHTEFRVILPVQGMHWLEGNAQPERLEDGTTRWYGFISDVTERKQIEDHMRHMAQHDPLTNLPNRALFADRLEQALRSAQRHRTQLALMFIDLDDFKVVNDHYGHELGDELLKQVSQAMTVNLRAADTVARMGGDEFVVLLDDITGPEEAHTVAEKIRHACAQAFQIRQIPMHIATSIGLALYPHDALTDADLIRAADQAMYRAKEAGGNQIRAASEKYPLA